A stretch of DNA from Pseudomonas sp. HN11:
GCGCTCAAGGATGAGCTGCGGCGGGACATCGCCATCTACCATCTGGGCCGAGCGGACTTGTCGTTGCAGGCGATTGCCGAGCAGCTCGGGTTTTCTGAGCCGTCGGCATTTCATAGGGCGTTCAAGAAGTGGACGGGGTTGACGCCGGGGGCGTATCGGGCGCAGGAAAGCTAGAGGGGCGTTGTCTGGACTGGCCTCTTCGCGAGCAAGCCCGCTCCCACACTTTGATCGGGTTCACACATTTTGATTTATGCACCCAATCCACCGTGGGAGCTGGCTTGCCTGCGAAGAGGCCGGCACTGCCAATGGAGATCACAAGGCCGGAAAGTGAATCTTGAACGCCGCGCCACCCAACGGCGAATCACCCAAGGTCAGCCGCGCCCCGTAGCTTTCAATAATGTCCTTGACCACCGCCAAGCCGATCCCCTGCCCCGGATGCTGGCGGTCCAACCGCTCGCCACGTTGCAGAATCCTTGCACGCTGATCCGGTGGCACGCCTGGGCCATCATCTTCAATACACAACTCGGTACCTTCCAGGCTTTCCACCAGGCTGATGCGCACTTCGCTCAAACACAGACGGTAGGCGTTTTCCAGCAGGTTGCCGAGCAATTCCAGCAGGGCGCCCTTCTCGATCGGCACGTCGCATTCTTCCGGTAGTTCAAAGGACACGGTGACGCGCTTGTCGCGGTAGACCTTACCCAGCGTGTCGCACAGGCTTTGCAGCACCGGCTCCAGCCGCACCTGGTGGCGCACCAGGCCGCTTTTGCGCAGGCTGGCGCGTTGCAGCTGGTAGCTGATCTGCTGGCTCATGCGCTCGATCTGCGATTGCAGCACACGGGCCTGGTCAAGATCTTCCGGGCGCTGGGCCATGTCCTCGCTCACGCCTTGCAGTACAGCAAGTGGGGTTTTCAGGCTGTGGGCCAAGTCGTCGAGTGAATCGCGGTAGCGCGCCCGTTGCTCACGCTCGCTGTGCAACAAGCGGTTGAGGGAGCCGGTGAGGCGCAACAGTTCGCGGGGATGTTGTTCGGACAGGCTCTCGCGGGTGCCGCCTTCGATCTGGTCAAGTTCCTGGCTCAGCCGCCGCAGTGCCTGCAGGCCCCACGTCAGGCCCA
This window harbors:
- a CDS encoding ATP-binding protein — translated: MIRSLRVRLMLAAATLAVLFMLGLLPAMQGAFSLALQDSIEQRLASDVTTLISAARVENNRLLMPAQLPDERFNLTDSRLLGYIYDREGHLVWRSRATKEENINYKPRYDGRGNEFARIREANGQEFFVYDVEVRLLGGKSAAFSIVALQPVREYQLTLEGLRENLYLGFGAALLVLLTLLWLGLTWGLQALRRLSQELDQIEGGTRESLSEQHPRELLRLTGSLNRLLHSEREQRARYRDSLDDLAHSLKTPLAVLQGVSEDMAQRPEDLDQARVLQSQIERMSQQISYQLQRASLRKSGLVRHQVRLEPVLQSLCDTLGKVYRDKRVTVSFELPEECDVPIEKGALLELLGNLLENAYRLCLSEVRISLVESLEGTELCIEDDGPGVPPDQRARILQRGERLDRQHPGQGIGLAVVKDIIESYGARLTLGDSPLGGAAFKIHFPAL